A window of Corvus hawaiiensis isolate bCorHaw1 chromosome 17, bCorHaw1.pri.cur, whole genome shotgun sequence contains these coding sequences:
- the VSTM2L gene encoding V-set and transmembrane domain-containing protein 2-like protein isoform X3, whose product MRPEGQGDIRAALFTETPHDMTAQAGEDVEMACSFRGSGSPSYSLEIQWWYVRNHKDWTDKQTWASSQLISSPPEEPGKEATKISVVKVVGSNISHKLRLSRVKLEDEGTYECRVIDSSDGKARHHKVKAYLRVEAAGGPGHPQDTELREAPLAELAAPGSAHAHHHHHHHKAGKELKKRSADASCVL is encoded by the exons ATGCGTCCAGAGGGACAGGGAGATATTAGAG cagctctctTCACCGAGACCCCCCACGACATGACGGCGCAGGCGGGTGAGGATGTGGAGATGGCGTGTTCCTTCCGCGGCAGCGGCTCCCCCTCCTACTCCCTCGAGATCCAGTGGTGGTACGTCCGCAACCACAAGGACTGGACGGACAAACAGACGTGGGCTTCCAGTCAG CTGATATCATCACCACCAGAGGAGCCTGGGAAGGAGGCAACAAAAATCAGC GTGGTGAAGGTGGTCGGCAGCAACATCTCCCACAAGCTGCGGCTGTCGCGGGTGAAGCTGGAGGACGAGGGGACGTACGAGTGCCGGGTGATCGACTCCAGCGACGGCAAGGCACGGCACCACAAGGTGAAGGCGTACCTGcgggtggaggcagcggggggCCCGGGGCACCCCCAGGACACCGAGCTGCGGGAGGCCCCTCTGGCAGAGCTCGCCGCGCCGGGCTCAGCCCACgcacaccaccaccaccaccaccacaaagCCGGGAAGGAGCTGAAGAAGCGCTCGGCAGACGCCTCCTGTGTGCTGTAG